In Erigeron canadensis isolate Cc75 chromosome 1, C_canadensis_v1, whole genome shotgun sequence, a single window of DNA contains:
- the LOC122598691 gene encoding uncharacterized mitochondrial protein AtMg00810-like, giving the protein MLVEYSAPDAMSSFAYLHSNETSILPSSEDNPIPVSMENHLTLVEALSVEPTSSTEVPPENPADIGACYDTLSEFLLSHEFQRGSIDSTLFIYRKGVHVLYVQIYVDDIIFGSSSKKLCNKFSSLMSSHFEMSMVGELTFFLGLQIRQLTDGIFINQEKYTRDMLAKFDMSNITTKSTPMSPPNNLHADPEGKHVNPTFYRGMIGSLMYLTASRPDIMFATCLCPRYQASPRESHLLAVKRIFKYLKGTSSLGLWYPNESSFDLVAYSNSDYAGCMLDRKSTSGGCQLLGGRLTSWSSKKQHTVSISTAEAEYVSAASCCAQVLWMRNQLADYDLNFSKIPIMCDNTSAIAITHNPVQHSKTKHIDIRYHFIRDHVMKGDVEIYFIPTDDQLADIF; this is encoded by the exons ATGCTGGTTGAATACAGTGCTCCTGATGCTATGAGCAGTTTTGCTTACcttcatagtaatgaaaccagcATCTTGCCCTCAAGTGAAGATAATCCTATCCCTGTCTCTATGGAAAATCACCTTACTCTGGTGGAGGCTCTCTCTGTAGAGCCAACTTCCTCCACTGAAGTACCTCCAGAGAATCCTGCTGACATAGG AGCTTGCTATGACACTCTCTCCGAATTTCTTCTgtctcatgagtttcagcgaggatccatagactccaccctttttatctatagaaagggtgttcatgttctctatgtacaaatatatgtcgatgacatcatatttggatcctccagtaagaaactttgcaacaaatttagctcactaatgtcctctcattttgaaatgagtatggtGGGTgagttaaccttcttccttggtttacaaattcgccagctcactgatggcatcttcataaaccaagaaaaatatactcgagacatgctggccaaatttgatatgtctaatatcaccaCCAAGtctactcccatgtctcctccaaacaatctccatgctgaccctgaaggtaagcatgtgaatcccacattctatcgtggaatgattggctcactgatgtatctcacagcgagtcgtcctgatatcatgtttgctacttgcctttgtccaagatatcaagcatctcccaGGGAGTCTCATCTCCTTGCTGTCaagcgtatcttcaaatatctcaaagggacttcctctttaggtctctggtatcccaatGAGTCTtcctttgacttagttgcatactctaactctgactatgctggctgcatgttagataggaaaagtaccagtggtggatgtcaactgctggggggaaggctgactagttggtctagtaagaaacagcatacagtttccatctccactgctgaagcagagtatgtgtctgcagcaagttgttgtgcacaagtcctctggatgagaaaccaacttgctgactatgacctaaaCTTTTCCaagatccccatcatgtgtgataacacaagtgctattgctatcacacataatcctgttcagcattccaaaactaaacatattgacatcaggtatcacttcattcgtgatcatgtcatgaaaggggatgttgaaatttacttcatccccactgatgaccaacttgctgatatattc